The Salmo salar chromosome ssa06, Ssal_v3.1, whole genome shotgun sequence sequence cctgattggtggagtgctgcagagatggttgtccttttggaaggttctcccatcgccacacaggagctctggagctctgtcagagtgatcatcgggttcttggtcacctacctgaccaaggcccttctcccccgattgctcagtttggccggctctaggaagagtcttggtttttccaaacgtcttccatttaagaatgattaaggccactgtcttcttggggaccttcaatgctgcagaggtTTTTTAgcaaccttccccagatctgtgtctcgacacaatccatCTACTTACAAACACTCTGCCCTTACATGGGCCTTTACATGACCTTGCACTGTTCCCTTagacaggactgtgtgtgtgggatCTGTCATTCTGTATTTTAATTGGGCTACAATATCTGTCATTTTTTCCTAGGATTAATATCAGATTTTctttttccttctctccctccatctctctctctgcaggtcaGTGGCTGTGTTGACTGAGTGTATGAGAAATAAGGCGTTGGCTAAGTTTTTCCGGGAGCGTCAGGAATCTCTGAGACACTCCCTGCCTCTGGGCTCCTACCTGCTCAAGCCAGTGCAGAGGATCCTCAAGTACCACCTACTGCTGCACGTCAGTAATAcgcgtgctcacacacacacacacacacacacacacacacacagagacatcacACTAGCAAAACCCCACATAAGCCTAACACTCAGACCACGAAGAACTgtgtgtactgtaatatactgtatgtgaagtTAGCCACCAGTCTATTTTTGAACAAGCTAACCCTACTGCCAAGAAATACTGGGCCAACATAGCTGGCTACTGCAGAAACAGATGGTACCCAGTCTAACGTACAGCTATCCATGTACATGACCCACTCTAACACTGGGTGTATTTTCTGTCCCCTGTAGGAGATAGCCAACCACCTGGAGAAGGACACGGAGACATATGAGGTGGTGCAGGAGGCCATAGACACCATGCAGAGAGTGGCCTGGCACATCAATGACATGAAGAGGAAACACGAACACGCCGTCAGGCTGCAGGTAAGACTACACTTACAAATTAACATGCTCACGCACATATACACATGCACATAGGCACACATGCTCACATACCTGCATATGGATTTTTACTATAGTCTGGTCATGGCAATAGACTTATGTAGAGCaggtacaaaaacacacacacacacacacacctgtcatgtTATAAGTTGGTCAACACACACATTTATTCTGCTCCAACAAAGTACATTTGGAATAGTCTGCATCTCAGTGGTTTGAATTAGACTGTGACATTAGTGGCTGTCCACATATCCTCCCATTGTTTCCCTAGCTTTCACCAGTCTAGGCTGCTTTCCAAATGGCAtgctattctctacatagtgcactactttttattaaagccctatgggccctggtcaaaagtagtgcactatatagggaatagtgttccatttgggatgtagactcTGTCTGTCTCCGCTAGGTTATGCAAGACATTGTTTTCCAGGGCTAATGATGGCCTTGCATAACACAGCCGGCAGATAAAAGAGAAAGTAGCTTTATTCAGTGGGGAGGAGGATGATCAGATGAGTGAAGGAATGTGTGTGGAAGTATTTACTTAGGATCTGAGGAAGAGTGCTTAGCTGACCTCTtgcccctgtcctcctcccactcacccactcactcactcactcctctcactcactcactcctctcactcactcactcctctcactcactcactcctctcactcactcactcactcactcactcactcactcctctcactcactcactcctctcactcctctcactcctctcactcctctcactcctctcactcctctccctactctcactcctctcactcctctcactcactctccctcctctccctcctctcactccgctcactccactcactcactcactcactcactcactcactctctcactcactcactcctctcactcactcactcctctcactcactcactcctctcactcactcactcctctcactcctctcactcactctccctcctctcactcactctctccctcccctcttcctcctccttctcttccctcctgCTCTCTCAGGAGATCCAGAGTCTGCTGACCAACTGGAAGGGGCCTGATCTGATTGGCTACGGGGAGCTGGTTCTGGAGGGGACATTCCGTCTGCAGCGGGCCAAGAACGAGCGCACACTCTTTCTGTTCGACAAACTGCTGCTGGTCACCAAGAAACGCGAGGAGGCCTTCACCTACAAAGCCCACATACTGGTCAGTCACAACACTAATGCTAAAATATTTGACAGAAAATACCTCCCAAAACTTCCTAAGGTGTAGCAGTCTTTATACTTGTAACCCAAAGTGAGACTAACCATAGTACTAACCATGTCTCCGTCATTATAGTGTTGTAACCTGATGTTGGTGGAAATCATTCCAAAGGAGCCACTCAGCTTCAGTGTGTTCCACTACAAGAACCCCAAACTACAGCACACCGTACTGGTAaagtaaaactacaccccacaAACCAAAATTACAGCATATTCAACAGTTGATTTTACAGCATAGAGTAAAAGTAGCCTGTGCTATCCCACCTGTGCTTTGCCAAGCCCACCACTCCTACGTGCCCAGACATGTTGAATTGTTAATGGTGAATGAGAAGGGCTTGTTGTTTCTCAACATAAGTGTTTTGGAAGGGACTTCAAACACCACCATAATCTGTTTTATGTAACAACACATAAAAGAGTGGAAGGGCATATCCCATTGTTGTTATGGGTTTATCATAGTCATCATATACTTCGTttcaagctagaatccttaattgaaacactTTCTCCCCGCTCCTGTTTTGCTAAAAAGctaagggatgggcctggagaaattgaaccactctcaaattcatagacagagctatggatgtaaggactgaccatccattatatcaaatgaatagttttaaccatgtttggaggctatacagtgttttgtttacatttgttgtttacaaacattggagtaaaacaagcttatattttgtgtTCTAATGGGGTCCGACTGTTGAACTAAGCTTGTGAGGCATTtagaagttatattcttcaagaatcaatgggtatatatcattcatttataagtaccaaaatgaatgtagcaactaaggattcaaAATATAAAGTCTAGTTTAATGTCTCTCTCCTTGTATCCTCTCTGTTGTGCTCTGTTCCACCCCCAGGCCAAGTCTCAGCAGGACAAACGCATGTGGATCCTACACCTGAAGAGACTCATACTTGAAAACCACCCGGCTAAAATCCCAGCCAAGGTGAGACACGGAGCAAGCAATGTGTGTCCTCGCTAATGACATTAACACAACCTTGAGTGGGAGGAGGTGGAATggtctcactctccctctttcaTTTTCGATCACCCCTCTCGCttggtcttcctctcctcctttctctctttcactttctctctctctccatttttctctctctatctttcttctctccacctctccttggcTCTGGTTCAAATGGAAAATTATGCTTTTGTCTGGGGGAATCCTTGAGAGGGTTCATAGTAATTACAAGAAAGGGATCTCTCGTTAAACTTGATGCTTGTAAAGTTGTCCGGTTCTGTTGGAAAAGACTACTGTCTGGCGCCATCTAGTGTCTGGTAGCCCCATATCTTCAACTGGATTCTGTAGTATGGCGCTCACTTTagtgtttttttatctgttttttaggCCAAGCAGGCCATTTTGGAGATGGATGTTATGCGTAAGTATCCATTTGATATTGGTTGAAGCCTCTTGTGACGATTGTCAGATCATTAAGTTTGTTGGAGTTTATTTGGGTGtttgataacattccctctctcctctgtcctctccagaCCACCCAGGGTTCCACTACAGTCCCGACGGGGACAAGAGGAGTCCCCACACCAAGGAGGGCTCCACCCCTCGACGGGTCCGCAGGAAGTCAGGTGAGAAACAGGAGGGACAGGAACAAGGTACTGTAAATGATCAGTGCTGATGCCAATGGACTGGGCCAGTTTCTCTGACTCTGTGacatgtcctgtctgtctctcctcagaGCCTCTGTCCAAGTTACTGAAGAACGCTAAACATGGTGTCAAGGAAGATGGCTCAAAGGTCAGTTTAAACCCACATTAGTCATTTATGGATGGTGACACAATGCTACAGTTACACAAAGAAACAGTGTTATATCCATATAGATCCTCTTAAGTGAATAGAGGGGCTATGTCATGAACAATCAAAAGTTCCAGAATGGTATGATAATGGGTGCCGTTGTGGTCAAGGAGAAATCGCTGTCTTAACATGCTGTCTAGACAGGGCACACACATGCGCCCTCGCAAGCATATTGAGTAACATTTTCAGATAGTTTAGGTGTTATTTTCAAAGGTTGCTACACTCCTCAATCAAGCACACATTTAACATTCTCTGGCTTATCACCCTCTCTCTGTAGCGGACGAGTCTGGGTGCCACCCTGCTCTCCCCCGTGTCCCAGCTGGCTCTGGGCACTATTGGTCGCAGCCGCAGCCTGGTCAACCAATCACAGGAGTCCCTGGACCCTGGCGACCATTTTGACCATAGCGACAGGGAGGACGGGGAGGAGCCACACCAGCAGGATGCCGACGATGAGGATGACAGTGGCCTGGTGAGTCTCTCCTACCTACCCACAATGCATCCGTTTGACCTCTGAACATCTCCTCATTCAAGTTTATCAGATTTGCCTGATTATATTTCGATCCTTAGCCCCTTGCTCTAGCCTTTTTGCAGGTAAGAAGGAATTAGATAGGTAAAGGCATGTTAATTACACAATTTTCTAACTGTGTGCAGGGTGGGGGAAAGAGGCTGCGAGTCCCAGAGAAGTCTAGCAGGAAGAAGTTGAACCAACAGGCGTCTATGGACAGCAGCATCGACCAATGGAAGACCTTCAACATGAGCGCCTCAGACCTACAGGTGACTGACCCTAACAGTGTGATGTGAATTACTAGTAGGAATAGTTGTGTACAGGACTTAACACAAATTTAATAAAGTTATCGCTAGTACATCTACATTTGCACATTTACAAAATAATGTAatttcccctccctccatctctcctctccagagggCTAACAAATCTCTTCAGGGAGCtcaccaccctcctctcctcaggaCGCCCCGTGTGACAGAGGAACCTCCGGACACCCATGTCCCCTCCATGCTGGTCCCAGGGGGTGACCCCCAGACGGTGGGAAACATCTGGGCGGACCACCGTGTCCGCAGAGCCATGTTCCCTACGCGTCAGCGCACCATGAACCCCGACGAGGAGGACGAGGACATCTACCAGATGTTTGTCCCCACCGAGCCCGGCGGGCAAGAACCAGAACCACTTCCTGTTAGGTTAGAGGTCACATCGTCTCCCAGCAAGACCCAGGGACGACCCTGCAGCTGGCACATGGAGCAGGTGCCCACGGTGCAGATAGACCCCCCATCCACCGGGGACAGCAGAATGCTGCGGAGAGCCAGCAGCGTGGGGGAGAAACAGACTGGTGGCCGACAAAGCCCCCCTGGTCAGGATGATGACCAGGAAGGGATGATCCACGCCGAATCGTCCAGCAACGACATCTCGGGATCGTCGTCGGCCGAGCAGCTGACGCTAGACGACATGGAGAACATTTACGACAACATCAGCTATGAGGACCTGAAGAGCATGGGGCTGATCAGAAGGGAGCAGGAGGGTCGTGTGGCCCAAAGAGAGGCCCCTAGAGACACACAGGGCCCTGGGGCTCTAAACACAGGGGTCACTGGGAGTATTACAGAGCCTCTCATGGAGCCAGACTGCTTGTCTGACAGTAACCACTCCTCCACCACCCAGgagggggtgccatttgggacgtgtgCCCTGAAGATTGTGGAGGAGGAGAACATCTATGATACTATCTGCTTTAGGCAGCCCCCAGCCAAGGGTGACAGGGATAGGGACATACCTGCACAGGAGAGGGACAGTCTGTTGCCGTCTGCCTCTGAGCCTGACCTGACGGGCTGTGAGAGCCTGGGGGGCTTCGTGTCCGAGGAGAGCCTACATTTTGGTGCGGACGAGTGGACGGAGGATAACTCCCATCCAGTCCACGGGACCTCCGAACCGGACTACTACTCCTCATCCGCCTCGGAAACGTTCTCCCAACGTTCCCACACCGGTGACCAGATGTCGGAGCAGGTGGACGAGATATGGAACGATTTGGAAAACTACATCAAGAAGAACGAGAAGAAAGCGGACCGCCTTCCCGCCGCGTTTCCCGTGAGTGCCAGTGAGGCCCCCAAGACCTCGTCGGTCAAGAGCAGCCCCAAAAAGAACAGCTCCCAAAAACACAGCTCCCCCACCAAGAGCCCCCCAGCCCGCAATCCCAACCCTCCCACTGTGACCCCCCCTCACCAATTCACCATCCCCATCCTCAACTTCCCAGAGCTACTCAGAGAGGCTACCTTTGAAGATGAAGATCATTACCCCTCTCCCCTCACTGCCccgtccctccccctccctgccaTCCCAGACCCTGCCCCTTCCGGGACAGTCAAGACCATCCGTAACAGACTGGCCCGCCTCAGCAGTGGCAGCTTCCGTCTGGAGGATGATGATGAGCTGGGGGATCTGCCCCAACGGGACCCCACCCAGAGGGACCCCTCCATCAGGGACCTCCACAGCCTGTTCCCTGGAGAGCTGGCCGGGCTGGGGGGTCTGGACTCCCCCCtggcctcctcttctctccttccaggGGACTCAGTGGACAGCTTCTCCCAGGAGCTCATGGACAAGACCAAAAACCGTGTGTTCTTGATGGCTCGCCAATACAGCCAGAAGATCAAGAAGGCCAACCAGCTGCTCCGCATGAAGAGCATGGACCCCGGCGACATGGGGTCAGGAGGACGCAACAGGGAGGAGAAGAAGCAGCAgaaagacctggagaagaagcagAAAGACCTGGCAGCCATTTTGGAGGATAAGAAGCAAGGCGGCGCTGCCATAGGTAACAAACATATTCAGTAGTTGCTTATACAGTCATGATATGTACAGCTAACTACAGTCAGggccataattattggcacccttgataaagatgagcaaaaaagactgtatataattaatacaaatactgagctatattgcatGCAAAATTTAAAtagaaaatacattattttatactaacacaattgctcagagaaatagattttgtttaacaagtaataaaaaaaGATAGGGGTGTAAAGGTTTGGCAGCCTGTTTCCAGTACTCGCTACCCTCGCCAAGATAACGACACTGAgacattttctaaaatgttttctttaggagattggagaacacattgggagggatcttagaccattgttccatacagaatatttccagatccttaatatttattattattattatttacattttgtatatatttttaacctttatttaactaggtaagtcagttaagaacaaattcttatttacaatgacggcctaccaaaaggcctcctgcggggacgggggctgggattcaatttttttaatacactgctcaaaaaaataaagggaacacttaaacaacacaatgtaactccaagtcaatcacacttctgtgaaataaaactgtccacttaggaagcaacactgattgacaataaatttcacatgctgttgtgcaaatggaatagacagcaggtggaaattataggcaattagcaagacaccccgaataaaggagtggttctgcaggtggggaccacagaccacttctcagttcctatgcttcctggctgatgttttggtcacttttgaatgctggcggtgctttcactctagtggtagcatgagacagagtctacaacccacacaagtggctcaggtagtgcagctcatccaggatggcacatcaatgcgagctgtggcaagaaggtttgctgtgtctgtaagcgtagtgtccagagcatggaggcgctaccaggagacaggccagtacatcaggagacgtggaggaggtcaacaacccagcagcaggaccgctacctccgcctttgtgcaaggaggagcaggaggagcactgctagagccctgcaaaatgacctccagcaggccacaaatgtgcatgtgtctgctcaaacggtcagaaacagactccatgagagtggtatgagggcccgacgtccacaggtgggggttgcgcttacagcccaacaccgtgcaggacgtttggcatttgccagagaacaccaagattggcaaattcgccctggcgccctgtgctcttcacagatgaaagcaggttcacactgagcacacgtgacagagtctggagacgccgtggagaacgttctgctgcctgcaacatcctccagcatgaccggtttggcggtgggtcagtcatggtgtggggtggcatttctttggggggccgcacagccctccatgtgctcgccagaggtagcctgactgccattaggtaccgagatgagatcctcagaccccttgtgagaccatatgctggtgtggttggccctgggttcctccaaatgcaagacaatgctagacctcatgtggctggagtgtgtcagcagttcctgcaagaggaaggcattgatgctatggactggcccgcctgttccctagacctgaatccaattgagcacatctgggacatcatgtctcgctccatccaccaacgccacgttgcaccacagactgtccaggagttggcggatgctttagtccaggtctgggaggagatccctcaggagaccatccgccaactcatcaggagcatgcccaggtgttgcagggaggtcatacaggcacgtggtggccacacacactactgagcctcattttgacttgttttaggacattacatcaaagttggatcagcctgtagtgtggttttccactttaattggttttccactttaatccAGAGGCATTTGAAGCTCCCTCCCGCTGTTcagagaccatcccctggcattttctacaaggaATCTGCCTCCAGAAAAAAGCTTCTCcaaagtgggtgtgacacctactcccgttgcctgctgcactgctgcttagattccacctggcgatctgttcaccgtctgccctggcccgtctccctgtctggtacaggtagcCTCGCCACACTACCCactctctcccgagctttcgctcAGCTCCAGCACTCACGCACTGTTGGGGTGAGTGACTGTGagactctcctgccattgttgggctcaaAGGCTTTGACACCTGTCACTTCACACcacagtgctaattgaagttgtatctgttctgtcctagcaagcttggtagcttatggactgccctcttcaattcaaaccacaggttgtTAATGGGATTCAAGATCGCCATTTGCTTCCAATGGTCATGGTGCCCTTGTTAAGGTCTACAGCATCAAGAACTttagtaccaggacattttagccaaaaacccggttgcctctgccaggaagcTGACACTTCAGTGgccacaagtggatcttccagcaagacaaatAACCCCAAAATCCACAAAGTGGTTAATTGACCACATAAATACATATGACCAcatatgtatttatatgtatttattttacctttaactaggcaagtcagttaagaacaaattcttattttcaatgacagcctaggaacagtgggttaactgccttgttcaggggcagaacgacagatttgtaccttgtcagctcgaggattcaaacttgcaacctttcggttactagcctaacgctctaaccactaggctaccctgccgccccattgcaatggccatctcagtctccggacttgaacccaattgaaaacctgtggtttgaattgaagaggccagatctggaaatattctgtatggaggaatagtCTATCGTCCCCAACGTGTTTTCCAATCTAATAAAATACTTTAGTAAAAGGCTCAGTGTTGTTATCCTCGTAAGGGGAGAGGGTGCTAGAGTATTGAAAAtaggggtgccaatcatttttagAATAGTTTTTTTTACTTGTTGAACAAAATCTATTTTTCTGAGCAATGTATTTCCCAATTTTATactatattttttgctcatctttatcaagggtgccaataatgttGGACCTGACTGTGTTTGGTTAATAAAAGGACTAGACATGAATTCTGTGTATTTTATTAAGGtcactttctccctctgtctccttattctctcattcattctctctctctctctctctctctctctctctttctctctttctctttctcaggtGCGAGGATAGCCGAGTACTCCCAGCTCTATGACCAGGTGATGTTTAAAGACCCTCCAGGTCAGGGCTCCAGCAGCCCGGGCCCTCCTGGCTCGCACCATGCCCACCCAGGGCTGGcctcctccccatccctgccTGAGACCTGCTCCTCCCTGGGCCTAGGACTTGAGGATGACTGGCTCCTCTCCACCTACAGCAACGGGGAGCTGGCCAGCTTTGTGTCGGAGATACGGTCCTCCACCCCCCAGTGCAGGCTCACAGCAGCCTGCTCCGTCCCCACCCTAAAGATCCTACCTCCCTCCCCAGAGACCTCACCCACCCAGCGGTGGAGCTCTTGTGTCTCCGCCCCCAGTGAGAAGGAGGAGCATGTGTACAGTTCTATTAAACGACACACCTCCTTTAACTCCGCCTCCtcttcctcgtcctcctctaaaCCACCTACCAGCCGCTGCCAGTCTATCTGCTCACTGGGCGACCGGCAGCAGGAGAAGGAGAATGAACTTACCGGGTCCAACCGTGGCCCGGCTGTGGTCCAGAGTTCCTCAGAGAGACTCCATTGTCTCAGTAGTCTGGGCCGGGCCGGTCGGCAGAGCAGCCTCCCAGAGCGGTCCAGTTGCGGTCACGGTCACTCTGACCTCACCCTGCAAGACGGTCAGCAGGTGGTGGTCCTGAACCGTGCCTCCGCGCTGAGCATGCTCACAGCCACCCAGAACTACCTGGCCAACTTCAAGGACAAGGGAGACGATGATGACGACGATTACGTGGAGATCCGCTCTGAGGATGAGAGTGAGCGGGATCAGGACTGCTCTGGGCAGCGTAacaacggtggtggtggtggtggctccAGAGGGCCAGCCCAGACCCAGAGTCTGCCCTGCACCCCGTCGAGGTCCTCCTGTGGGCTGACGGACCGGGAGCGTCTGCAGGAGTACCTCTGGGCGGAGCAGCCGGCACAGCAGAACCAGCCCAACATCGTCCAGTCACTCAGAGAGAAGTTCCAATGCCTCAGCTCCAGTAGCTTCGCCTGAGTTGCCATGACCACCCATAACACACCACCATATGAACATACTAGTAGATGTAGTTTAAGCAGGTCTGTAGCTTTGCCTGTCTCATCATAACAACAAATAACACTAAACAGCTGGAGTTTTGTTGACAAGGAATGACACACTAAATGGTCAATTCAACACACTACTGTACGCACAACACTACACACGACACAGGTCTTTAGCTTTGCCAGAGTCTTCAGGACAAAAAAGTTCCAATATGCATTTTTGCCTGATTCACCGGTACAACGTCACACGCTACATGCAATACTGCAGCTTTGCCAAAGTCACATGGTCAAATTTCAACATATCACAAAACAACATGCCAAATACTGCACTTGAGTAGTCATGGCAACATACATGTACAGGAACATATTAGTACTACAGAGGCACTCCACCGCCACAGCACTTCCTTACAATCTTCCATGTCAAGCAGATTGACTTCCGTATCTATTTTAGATAAGTTGAAATATAACTATGAAACGGTCAAAGTTATCATTTTAGCAAACTGTGGATGATACTGCTGAGTACAACAGTGTGGCAAGTGGCTCAGAGTGTATGGACTTAACAATTTAAAGGGAAGCATACAGACCATCTTTTAGAG is a genomic window containing:
- the LOC106607972 gene encoding pleckstrin homology domain-containing family G member 1 isoform X2, with the translated sequence MPTDDYTDALPPLPEIPDAGSVLSSVGVPGRFRHTDIHHTPLRYCSAHSMDSSPDSAERPISYGSTSSSASSRDSHCSLGSRSTLGPSPHCHPAPDQDSGAIRLELVPARQLGCGDEEERNIGGTDAGKGTVRLVSAQTPQSDTKAGERSSPGPRVQYVDRVVQEIMDTERTYVLDLQSIVQDYLECISNQSCLALSSEERGSLFGNIRDIYHFNRDLLHDLEKCNSDPVAIAECFVAKSEEFHIYTQYCTNYPRSVAVLTECMRNKALAKFFRERQESLRHSLPLGSYLLKPVQRILKYHLLLHEIANHLEKDTETYEVVQEAIDTMQRVAWHINDMKRKHEHAVRLQEIQSLLTNWKGPDLIGYGELVLEGTFRLQRAKNERTLFLFDKLLLVTKKREEAFTYKAHILCCNLMLVEIIPKEPLSFSVFHYKNPKLQHTVLAKSQQDKRMWILHLKRLILENHPAKIPAKAKQAILEMDVMHHPGFHYSPDGDKRSPHTKEGSTPRRVRRKSEPLSKLLKNAKHGVKEDGSKRTSLGATLLSPVSQLALGTIGRSRSLVNQSQESLDPGDHFDHSDREDGEEPHQQDADDEDDSGLGGGKRLRVPEKSSRKKLNQQASMDSSIDQWKTFNMSASDLQRANKSLQGAHHPPLLRTPRVTEEPPDTHVPSMLVPGGDPQTVGNIWADHRVRRAMFPTRQRTMNPDEEDEDIYQMFVPTEPGGQEPEPLPVRLEVTSSPSKTQGRPCSWHMEQVPTVQIDPPSTGDSRMLRRASSVGEKQTGGRQSPPGQDDDQEGMIHAESSSNDISGSSSAEQLTLDDMENIYDNISYEDLKSMGLIRREQEGRVAQREAPRDTQGPGALNTGVTGSITEPLMEPDCLSDSNHSSTTQEGVPFGTCALKIVEEENIYDTICFRQPPAKGDRDRDIPAQERDSLLPSASEPDLTGCESLGGFVSEESLHFGADEWTEDNSHPVHGTSEPDYYSSSASETFSQRSHTGDQMSEQVDEIWNDLENYIKKNEKKADRLPAAFPVSASEAPKTSSVKSSPKKNSSQKHSSPTKSPPARNPNPPTVTPPHQFTIPILNFPELLREATFEDEDHYPSPLTAPSLPLPAIPDPAPSGTVKTIRNRLARLSSGSFRLEDDDELGDLPQRDPTQRDPSIRDLHSLFPGELAGLGGLDSPLASSSLLPGDSVDSFSQELMDKTKNRVFLMARQYSQKIKKANQLLRMKSMDPGDMGSGGRNREEKKQQKDLEKKQKDLAAILEDKKQGGAAIGARIAEYSQLYDQVMFKDPPGQGSSSPGPPGSHHAHPGLASSPSLPETCSSLGLGLEDDWLLSTYSNGELASFVSEIRSSTPQCRLTAACSVPTLKILPPSPETSPTQRWSSCVSAPSEKEEHVYSSIKRHTSFNSASSSSSSSKPPTSRCQSICSLGDRQQEKENELTGSNRGPAVVQSSSERLHCLSSLGRAGRQSSLPERSSCGHGHSDLTLQDGQQVVVLNRASALSMLTATQNYLANFKDKGDDDDDDYVEIRSEDESERDQDCSGQRNNGGGGGGSRGPAQTQSLPCTPSRSSCGLTDRERLQEYLWAEQPAQQNQPNIVQSLREKFQCLSSSSFA